The following proteins are encoded in a genomic region of Mycobacterium sp. 155:
- a CDS encoding cystathionine beta-synthase, with product MRIAKHISELIGNTPLVQLNSVVPEGAGLVAAKIEYLNPGGSAKDRIAVKMIDAAEASGELKPGGTIVEPTSGNTGVGLALVAQRRGYKCIFVCPDKVSEDKQNVLRAYGADVVVCPTAVAPDHPDSYYSVSDRLVTEIDGAWKPDQYSNPMGPASHYATTGPEIWADTDGKITHFVAGVGTGGTITGTGRYLKEVSGGKVRIIGADPEGSVYSGGTGRPYLVEGVGEDFWPSAYDPTVPDEVIAVSDADSFDMTRRLAREEALLVGGSCGMAVVAAIEVARKAGPDSVVVVLLPDGGRGYLSKIFNDAWMSSYGFLRSRLDGSIEQATVGDVLRGKSGALPDLVHTHPSETVRDAIGILREYGVSQMPVVGAEPPVMAGEVAGSVSERELLSAVFEGRAKLADAVSEHMGPALPLIGAGELVSTAAKSLRECDAVMVVEDGKPVGVLTRHDLLGFLSEGNARR from the coding sequence ATGCGCATCGCCAAGCACATCAGTGAGCTCATCGGCAATACCCCTCTCGTGCAGCTGAACTCGGTTGTCCCAGAAGGTGCGGGCTTGGTCGCCGCCAAGATCGAATACCTCAACCCCGGCGGCAGTGCCAAGGACCGCATCGCCGTCAAGATGATCGACGCCGCCGAGGCCAGCGGTGAACTCAAGCCGGGCGGCACCATCGTCGAGCCGACCTCCGGCAACACGGGGGTGGGACTGGCCCTGGTGGCCCAGCGCCGCGGCTACAAGTGCATCTTTGTTTGCCCCGACAAGGTCAGCGAGGACAAGCAGAATGTGTTGCGCGCGTATGGCGCTGACGTGGTCGTGTGCCCGACGGCGGTAGCGCCGGATCACCCGGACAGCTACTACAGCGTCTCCGACCGGCTGGTCACCGAGATCGACGGGGCCTGGAAGCCCGATCAGTACTCCAACCCGATGGGTCCGGCCAGTCATTATGCGACCACGGGCCCGGAGATCTGGGCCGACACCGACGGCAAGATCACCCATTTCGTGGCCGGTGTGGGAACCGGAGGCACCATCACCGGCACCGGTCGCTACCTCAAGGAGGTGTCTGGCGGAAAGGTGCGGATCATCGGCGCCGATCCCGAGGGCTCGGTGTATTCGGGTGGGACCGGCCGGCCGTACCTGGTCGAGGGTGTCGGTGAAGACTTCTGGCCGAGCGCGTACGACCCGACCGTGCCCGACGAGGTCATCGCGGTCTCTGACGCGGATTCGTTCGACATGACCCGTCGGCTCGCGCGCGAAGAGGCGCTGCTGGTCGGTGGATCATGCGGGATGGCGGTTGTTGCCGCCATCGAGGTGGCGCGCAAGGCGGGGCCCGACTCGGTGGTGGTGGTGCTGCTGCCGGACGGCGGACGTGGTTATCTCTCAAAGATTTTCAACGACGCGTGGATGTCGTCGTACGGTTTCCTGCGCAGCCGGTTGGACGGCTCGATCGAGCAGGCGACCGTCGGGGATGTATTGCGCGGCAAGTCCGGTGCGCTACCTGACCTGGTTCACACCCATCCGTCGGAGACGGTGCGTGACGCCATCGGGATCCTGCGCGAGTACGGGGTGTCGCAGATGCCTGTCGTGGGTGCCGAGCCCCCGGTGATGGCCGGCGAGGTGGCCGGCAGCGTGTCGGAGCGAGAATTGCTTTCGGCGGTGTTCGAGGGCCGGGCGAAGCTTGCCGATGCGGTTTCCGAGCACATGGGTCCGGCGCTACCGTTGATCGGCGCGGGTGAGTTGGTGAGTACCGCGGCGAAGTCGCTGCGCGAGTGCGACGCCGTGATGGTCGTCGAAGACGGCAAGCCGGTCGGCGTGCTGACGCGGCACGATCTGCTCGGATTCCTGTCGGAGGGAAACGCGCGGCGCTGA
- a CDS encoding membrane protein — MSNQPPPGNYPPPPPGGFPPPPPPGGGGYQPPHGGGYPPPQPGGYPPPPPGGFPPPPQGGYPPPPQGGYPPPPQGGYPPPPGGPSGYPPPPPPGIPGYPPPGGQGFAPGTAYRVGDAFSWAWNKFTKHPAELIVPTLVFGVIYVVLEFLIQFIAGMFTTVDSSSYDEYSYSTSFSMGAGGIAVSVIGGLVMLVVMGAIQSAYLSGILDIANGQPVTIGSFFKPRNVGNVIIASLVSGIIVTIGVFLCIVPGLIAAIMLMFGTVAVLDRNQSGIEGLSTSFNIAKANFGPVALTWLVTILVGIVGALVCLVGLLVAAPVAVLITVYAFRRLSGGQVAPLTP; from the coding sequence GTGAGTAATCAACCGCCGCCCGGAAACTACCCTCCTCCACCGCCCGGAGGATTTCCGCCGCCTCCGCCGCCGGGTGGCGGCGGATACCAGCCGCCCCACGGTGGTGGCTACCCGCCGCCGCAACCGGGCGGCTATCCTCCTCCACCCCCTGGAGGATTTCCGCCGCCTCCGCAGGGTGGCTATCCGCCGCCTCCTCAAGGTGGCTATCCGCCGCCTCCGCAGGGTGGTTACCCGCCGCCTCCCGGTGGTCCCAGCGGCTATCCTCCTCCGCCCCCTCCGGGCATACCCGGCTATCCGCCCCCCGGTGGCCAGGGCTTCGCGCCCGGCACGGCGTACAGAGTGGGGGATGCGTTCTCGTGGGCGTGGAACAAGTTCACCAAGCATCCGGCTGAACTGATCGTGCCGACGCTGGTATTCGGCGTGATCTATGTGGTGCTGGAGTTCCTCATCCAGTTCATCGCCGGCATGTTCACCACCGTCGACAGCAGCTCGTACGACGAGTACAGCTACTCGACCAGCTTTTCCATGGGGGCGGGCGGTATCGCCGTCTCCGTGATCGGTGGCCTGGTCATGCTCGTGGTCATGGGCGCGATTCAGTCGGCGTACCTGAGCGGCATCCTTGACATCGCCAACGGACAGCCGGTCACCATCGGGTCGTTCTTCAAGCCGCGCAACGTGGGCAACGTCATCATCGCCTCGCTGGTGTCGGGGATCATCGTCACCATCGGCGTTTTCCTGTGTATTGTTCCGGGCCTCATTGCGGCAATCATGTTGATGTTCGGCACCGTCGCCGTGCTCGATCGCAACCAATCGGGTATCGAGGGTCTGTCGACGAGTTTCAACATCGCCAAGGCGAACTTCGGCCCGGTCGCATTGACCTGGTTGGTCACCATCCTGGTCGGGATCGTTGGCGCCCTGGTGTGCCTGGTCGGCCTGCTGGTCGCCGCCCCGGTGGCGGTGCTGATCACGGTCTACGCCTTCCGTCGGCTCAGCGGCGGCCAGGTTGCCCCGCTGACTCCGTAG
- a CDS encoding cystathionine gamma-synthase, producing MSEQRKWHGLATKAIHAGYRPDPGTGAVNTPIYATSTFAQDGVGGLRGGFEYARTGNPTRAALEASLAAVEEADYGRAFSSGMAATDCALRAVLRPGDHVVIPDDAYGGTFRLIDKVFSQWGITHTPAPLSDLDAVRAALTPRTKLIWLETPTNPLLTIADISAIVQIASASGVKVLVDNTFASPALQQPLLLGADIVLHSTTKYIGGHSDVVGGALLTNDEELDAAFAFLQNGAGAVPGPFEAYLTMRGLKTLVLRMRQHSENAALVAEFLVGHPAVESVLYPGLDTHPNHLVAARQMSGFGGMVSVRLRGGQRAARELCSRTEIFILAESLGGVESLIEYPAAMTHASTAGSQLEVPDNLVRLSVGIEHPADLLADLEQALA from the coding sequence ATGAGTGAACAGCGCAAGTGGCACGGTCTGGCCACGAAAGCCATCCACGCCGGTTACCGCCCCGATCCTGGCACGGGAGCCGTCAACACCCCGATCTACGCGACCTCGACCTTCGCCCAGGATGGTGTCGGTGGCCTGCGCGGCGGATTCGAATACGCCCGCACCGGCAACCCGACGCGCGCCGCCCTGGAGGCGTCGCTGGCCGCGGTCGAGGAGGCCGACTACGGGCGTGCGTTCAGTTCGGGTATGGCAGCCACCGACTGTGCCTTGCGTGCCGTGCTGCGTCCGGGCGACCACGTGGTGATCCCCGACGACGCCTACGGTGGCACCTTCCGGTTGATCGACAAGGTGTTCTCTCAGTGGGGAATCACCCACACACCCGCGCCGCTGTCGGATCTCGACGCGGTGCGGGCGGCGTTGACCCCGCGCACCAAGCTGATCTGGCTGGAGACCCCGACCAACCCGCTGCTGACCATCGCCGACATCTCGGCGATCGTGCAGATCGCTTCCGCGTCGGGGGTGAAGGTGTTGGTGGATAACACGTTTGCCTCACCGGCATTGCAGCAGCCGCTGTTGCTCGGCGCGGACATCGTGTTGCATTCCACCACCAAGTACATCGGCGGGCACTCTGATGTGGTGGGCGGCGCGCTGCTGACCAACGACGAGGAACTTGACGCGGCGTTCGCGTTCCTGCAGAACGGTGCCGGCGCGGTGCCGGGCCCGTTCGAGGCGTACCTGACTATGCGTGGACTCAAGACCCTGGTGTTGCGGATGCGCCAGCACAGCGAAAACGCTGCTCTCGTAGCCGAATTCCTCGTTGGTCACCCCGCCGTCGAGTCTGTGCTGTACCCGGGGCTGGACACCCACCCCAACCACCTGGTCGCGGCCCGGCAGATGAGCGGGTTCGGGGGCATGGTGTCGGTCAGGTTGCGGGGTGGTCAGCGCGCTGCGCGTGAATTATGCTCGCGCACTGAGATTTTCATTCTCGCCGAGTCGCTGGGTGGGGTGGAGTCGCTGATCGAGTACCCCGCTGCCATGACCCATGCCTCGACGGCGGGTTCGCAGCTGGAAGTCCCTGACAATCTGGTGCGTCTCTCGGTAGGGATCGAACACCCCGCCGACCTGTTGGCCGACCTGGAACAGGCGCTCGCCTAG